The following proteins are co-located in the Caloenas nicobarica isolate bCalNic1 chromosome 33, bCalNic1.hap1, whole genome shotgun sequence genome:
- the LOC136000419 gene encoding proline-rich protein 36-like — MSPPLLPPVPPPTLSPTIPVLPPPPLLPSPALLSPLPVLPIPLSPSTPPPAEHQVRGGPRTLLHPPRGEPPGQVPSSCAARHRRTGPGCAGAENAPCEAVPSRAEPCRALRCRQALQRAVLQGSVCPAAPRRHRRPAPALLRAEPSRAEPSRAEPSRVRSDADERRRAETDATGRCQSPPSVSEGWRAAPKAAGRLRRLPSLSEGCRAAPKAAGRLRRLPGGSEGCRAAPKAAGPLRRLPGGSEGCRVFPKAAESFRRLPSLSEGCRVFPKAAECLRRLPSGSEGCRAAPKLGRDLAGWPGPKN; from the exons ATGTCAccccccctgctgccccctgTGCCACCCCCCACCCTGTCACCCACAATCCCCGTGCTGCCTCCCCCCCCGCTGCTCCCCTCCCCCGCCCTGCTGTCCCCCCTCCCCGTGCTGCCCATCCCGTTGTCCCCCTCCACGCCGCCCCCGGCTGAGCATCAAGTGAGGGGGGGACCCCGgaccctcctgcatcccccGCGCGGGGAGCCCCCTGGGCAGGTGCCCAGCAGCTGCG CGGCTCGGCACCGCCGCAccgggccgggctgtgccggaGCAGAGAATGCGCCGTGCGAGGCtgtgccgagccgtgccgagccgtgccgggCCCTGCGCTGCCGCCAGGCGCTGCAGCGAGCCGTGCTGCAAGGCTCCGTgtgccccgccgcgccccgccgccatcgccgcccggccccggcacTGCTGcgggccgagccgagccgagccgagccgagccgagccgagccgagccgagtCCGATCGGACGCTGACGAGCGACGCCGAGCTGAAACTGACGCTACCGGGAGGTGCCAATCTCCGCCGAGTGTCTCCGAAGGCTGGCGAGCGGCTCCGAAGGCCGCCGGGCGGCTCCGAAGGCTGCCGAGTCTTTCCGAAGGCTGCCGGGCGGCTCCGAAGGCTGCCGGGCGGCTCCGAAGGCTGCCGGGCGGCTCCGAAGGCTGCCGGGCGGCTCCGAAGGCTGCCGGGCCGCTCCGAAGGCTGCCGGGCGGGTCCGAAGGCTGCCGAGTCTTTCCGAAGGCTGCCGAGTCTTTCCGAAGGCTGCCGAGTCTTTCCGAAGGCTGCCGAGTCTTTCCGAAGGCTGCCGAGTGTCTCCGAAGGCTGCCGAGCGGCTCCGAAGGCTGCCGAGCGGCTCCGAAGCTGGGTAGAGACCTGGCGGggtggccgggcccaaagaaCTGA
- the MFSD5 gene encoding molybdate-anion transporter, whose translation MFLASYAACALLLAACLALELPACRPRPPAAPHHANPAFRRFQRGYYRSYLPALAADWLQGPYLYKLYQHYRFLEGQIAILYVCGFASNVLFGLVSSSLVDQLGRKKSCILFSLTYSVCCLVKLSRDYLVLVVGRVLGGLSTALLFSAFEAWYVHEHVERYDFPSEWIAVTFSRAAFWNNIIAVGAGGAADFFAEWLGLGPVAPFMVSIPFLVLSGFFAVKNWDENYGKKRSFSKNCGDGLKCLLSDRRVLLLGTIQALFESVIYIFIFLWTPVLDPHGAPLGIVFSAFMAASALGSSLYRLAVSRRYHLQPVHLLALAVLLVFFSLFMLTFSTSPGQESPAESFLAFLLIELSCGLYFPAMGFLRQKVVPEKDRLGVMNWFRLPLNLLACLGLLVLHDSDRQTGTRSMFGLCAAVMLLALVAAGRLFTLSRHDVELRLPTPPGQADAADAVPEL comes from the coding sequence ATGTTCCTCGCCTCCTACGCCGCCTGCGCCCTCCTGCTGGCCGCCTGCCTGGCTCtggagctgcctgcctgccgcccccggcctcccgccgccccccacCACGCCAACCCGGCTTTCCGCCGCTTCCAGCGCGGCTACTACCGCAGCTACCTGCCGGCGCTGGCCGCCGACTGGCTGCAGGGACCGTACCTCTACAAACTGTACCAGCACTACCGCTTCCTGGAGGGACAGATTGCCATCCTCTACGTCTGCGGCTTCGCCTCCAACGTCCTCTTTGGGTTGGTTTCTTCATCTTTAGTTGATCAGTTAGGTCGGAAAAAATCCTGCATCCTTTTCTCCTTGACCTACTcggtttgttgtttggttaaACTCTCCCGGGATTACCTGGTGCTGGTGGTGGGAAGGGTTCTAGGGGGGTTGTCCACAGCGTTGCTCTTCTCTGCCTTTGAGGCGTGGTATGTCCATGAGCATGTGGAGCGCTATGATTTCCCCAGCGAGTGGATTGCTGTCACCTTTTCCCGAGCGGCTTTTTGGAACAACATTATCGCGGTGGGGGCCGGGGGAGCGGCCGATTTCTTCGCcgagtggttggggttgggcCCGGTGGCCCCATTCATGGTCTCCATCCCCTTTCTGGTGCTGTCCGGGTTCTTTGCTGTGAAAAATTGGGATGAAAACTATGGGAAGAAACGATCTTTCTCCAAAAACTGCGGCGACGGTTTGAAGTGCCTCCTCTCTGACCGACGCGTCCTTCTCCTGGGAACCATCCAGGCTTTGTTCGAAAGCGTCATCTacatcttcatcttcctctggACGCCTGTCCTGGATCCCCACGGTGCTCCCTTGGGCATTGTCTTCTCTGCCTTCATGGCCGCCAGCGCACTGGGCTCCTCACTCTACCGCCTGGCCGTGTCCCGGCGGTACCACCTGCAGCCCGTGCACCTCCTCGCCCTCGCTGTCCTCCTCGtcttcttctcccttttcatGCTCACCTTCTCCACCAGCCCTGGCCAGGAGAGCCCCGCTGAGTCCTTCCTCGCCTTCCTCCTCATCGAACTCTCCTGCGGGCTTTACTTCCCGGCTATGGGTTTCCTCCGACAGAAAGTGGTGCCAGAAAAGGATCGCTTGGGGGTGATGAACTGGTTTCGCCTCCCCCTGAATTTACTGGCATGTCTGGGTTTGCTGGTTCTCCACGACAGCGACCGCCAGACGGGCACCAGGAGCATGTTTGGGCTCTGCGCAGCCGTCATGCTGCTGGCGCTGGTGGCCGCCGGCCGTCTCTTCACCCTCAGCCGCCACGATGTCGAGCTCCGGCTGCCCACGCCACCGGGACAGGCCGATGCTGCTGATGCTGTGCCTGAGCTGTGA
- the RARG gene encoding retinoic acid receptor gamma: MYDCLEALAGPRRLHDVTNRGACALRKAGYGPRCGALPPFAWPPPARRAVETQSRSSEEMVPSSPSPPPPPRVYKPCFVCSDKSSGYHYGVSSCEGCKGFFRRSIQKNMVYTCHRDKNCQINKVTRNRCQFCRLQKCFEVGMSKEAVRNDRNKKKKEVKEEVTAESYELSPEMEELVQKVSRAHQETFPSLCQLGKYTMNTSAEHRVQLDLGLWDKFSELATKCIIKIVEFAKRLPGFTALSMADQITLLKAACLDILMLRICTRYTPEQDTMTFSDGLTLNRTQMHNAGFGPLTDLVFAFAGQLLPLEMDDTETGLLSAICLICGDRMDLEEPEKVEKLQEPLLEALKVYARRRRPHQPHMFPRMLMKITDLRGISTKGAERAITLKMEIPGPMPPLIREMLENPEMFQEEEGGAQPPPEPPAAQDSPPASP, encoded by the exons ATGTACGACTGTCTGGAGGCGctggcggggccgcggcggctgcACGACGTGACCAACCGCGGGGCCTGCGCGCTGCGCAAGGCGGGGTACGGGCCGCGCTGCGGGGCCCTGCCGCCCTTCGCttggccgccgcccgcccgccgcg CTGTGGAGACCCAGAGCCGCAGCTCGGAGGAGATGGTGCCCAGCTCCCCctcgccgccccccccgccccgtgtcTACAAGCCGTGTTTCGTCTGCAGCGACAAGTCCTCGGGGTATCACTATGGCGTCAGCTCCTGCGAGGGCTGCAAG gGTTTTTTCCGCCGCAGCATCCAGAAGAACATGGTGTACACGTGCCACCGGGACAAGAACTGCCAGATCAACAAGGTGACGCGCAACCGCTGCCAGTTCTGCCGCCTCCAAAAGTGCTTCGAGGTCGGCATGTCCAAGGAAG CCGTCCGTAATGAcaggaacaagaagaagaaggaggtgAAGGAGGAGGTGACGGCCGAGAGCTACGAGCTGAGCCCGGAGAtggaggagctggtgcagaaggtCAGCAGAGCCCACCAAGAgaccttcccctccctctgccAGCTGGGCAAATACACCATG AACACAAGTGCTGAGCACCGGGTGCAGCTGGATTTGGGGCTGTGGGACAAGTTCAGCGAATTGGCCACCAAATGCATCATCAAGATCGTGGAGTTTGCCAAGCGCCTGCCCGGCTTCACCGCCCTCAGCATGGCTGACCAGATCACCCTGCTCAAGGCCGCCTGTCTGGATATCCTG ATGCTGCGGATCTGCACACGCTACACGCCGGAGCAGGACACCATGACCTTCTCGGATGGCCTGACGCTGAACCGGACACAGATGCACAACGCCGGCTTCGGGCCGCTCACCGACCTGGTCTTTGCCTTcgctgggcagctgctgccgctGGAGATGGACGACACCGAGACCGGGCTGCTCAGCGCCATCTGCCTCATCTGCGGAG ACCGCATGGACCTGGAGGAGCCAGAGAAGgtggagaagctgcaggagcCGCTGCTGGAGGCCCTGAAGGTTTACGCACGGCGGCGCcggccccaccagccccacatGTTCCCCCGCATGCTCATGAAGATCACTGACCTGCGGGGCATCAGCACCAAGG GCGCGGAGCGAGCCATCACGCTGAAGATGGAGATCCCAGGGCCGATGCCCCCCCTCATCCGGGAGATGCTGGAGAACCCCGAGATGttccaggaggaggaagggggggcacagcccccccccgagccccctgCTGCCCAGGACAGCCCCCCTGCCTCCCCATAG